The Dyella jiangningensis genome includes a window with the following:
- a CDS encoding SRPBCC family protein, which produces MAGNTVKLHRVLRTTPEKIYRAFTDTDAMARWLPPNGFTGKVHQMDAKVGGTYRMSFTNFSTGHSHAFGGTYHELVPGERIRYTATFDDPNLPGEMQTTITLRKVSCGTEINVVQEGIPDIIPVDGCYLGWQESLLHLAALVEPDIPG; this is translated from the coding sequence ATGGCCGGCAACACCGTCAAGCTCCATCGCGTACTACGCACCACGCCCGAGAAGATCTACCGCGCCTTCACCGACACGGACGCGATGGCGCGATGGCTTCCGCCCAACGGCTTCACCGGCAAGGTGCACCAGATGGATGCCAAGGTGGGCGGCACCTATCGCATGTCGTTCACGAACTTCAGCACCGGCCACAGCCACGCCTTCGGCGGCACCTACCATGAACTCGTGCCGGGCGAACGCATACGCTATACGGCCACGTTCGACGATCCGAACCTGCCCGGCGAGATGCAGACCACCATCACGCTGCGCAAGGTGTCCTGCGGGACCGAGATCAACGTGGTGCAGGAAGGCATCCCCGACATCATCCCCGTCGATGGCTGCTACCTCGGCTGGCAGGAATCGCTGCTGCATCTGGCGGCACTGGTCGAGCCGGACATCCCCGGCTGA
- the purD gene encoding phosphoribosylamine--glycine ligase translates to MKVLVIGSGGREHALAWKLKQSPRVSEVVVAPGNAGTAREKGLRNADVAVTDIDGLLKLAKSEKIALTVVGPEVPLVAGLVDKFRAAGLRCFGPRAVAAQLEGSKAFAKDFLLRHNIPTARYAVFTELNPALAYVRQHGAPIVIKADGLAAGKGVVVALTQADAEQALHDMLGAHQFGDASARVVIEEFLDGEEASYIVMSDGQHALPMASSQDHKRRDEGDMGPNTGGMGAYSPAPVVTPDVEKRILKEVIEPTLRGMAMEGAPFIGFLYAGLMIDKSGAPKVIEFNVRFGDPETQPIMLRLKSDLVELIEAALDGELHHTHAQWDARPSLGVVMAAGGYPGKVRNGDVISGLDGDFGADVKVFHAGTQLDAKGEVVTAGGRVLTVCALGKDIAAAREHAYAAVGKIHYEGAFCRRDIAHRALHRG, encoded by the coding sequence ATGAAAGTCCTGGTTATCGGCAGCGGTGGGCGTGAGCATGCGCTGGCTTGGAAGCTCAAGCAGTCGCCCCGCGTGAGCGAGGTGGTCGTCGCGCCGGGCAATGCCGGCACGGCGCGCGAGAAGGGGCTGCGCAACGCGGATGTGGCTGTCACCGATATCGATGGCCTGCTCAAGCTGGCGAAGTCGGAGAAGATCGCACTGACCGTGGTGGGTCCCGAGGTGCCGCTGGTGGCGGGCCTGGTCGACAAATTCCGCGCGGCCGGCCTGCGTTGCTTCGGCCCGCGCGCGGTGGCTGCGCAGCTGGAAGGCTCCAAGGCGTTCGCCAAGGATTTCCTGCTACGCCATAACATTCCCACCGCTCGCTACGCGGTGTTCACCGAGCTCAACCCCGCACTGGCCTACGTGCGCCAGCATGGCGCGCCGATCGTCATCAAGGCCGATGGCCTGGCGGCGGGCAAGGGCGTGGTGGTGGCGCTCACGCAGGCCGACGCGGAACAGGCGCTGCACGACATGCTCGGCGCGCACCAGTTCGGCGACGCGTCGGCGCGCGTGGTGATCGAGGAATTCCTCGATGGCGAGGAAGCCAGCTACATCGTGATGAGCGATGGCCAGCACGCCTTGCCGATGGCCAGCAGCCAGGACCACAAGCGCCGCGACGAAGGCGACATGGGTCCCAACACCGGCGGCATGGGCGCCTATTCGCCCGCGCCGGTGGTTACGCCTGACGTGGAAAAGCGCATCCTCAAGGAAGTGATCGAGCCGACCCTGCGTGGCATGGCGATGGAAGGCGCGCCCTTCATCGGCTTCCTCTACGCGGGCCTGATGATCGACAAGAGCGGCGCGCCCAAGGTCATCGAATTCAACGTGCGCTTCGGCGACCCGGAAACGCAGCCGATCATGCTGCGCCTGAAATCCGACCTGGTCGAACTGATCGAGGCCGCGCTGGACGGCGAGCTGCACCACACCCATGCGCAGTGGGATGCGCGTCCGTCGCTCGGCGTCGTGATGGCGGCGGGCGGCTATCCGGGCAAGGTGCGCAACGGCGACGTCATCAGCGGACTCGACGGCGACTTCGGTGCCGACGTGAAGGTGTTCCATGCGGGCACGCAGCTCGACGCCAAGGGCGAGGTCGTGACAGCCGGCGGCCGCGTGCTGACCGTATGCGCACTGGGCAAGGACATCGCCGCGGCACGCGAGCACGCTTACGCTGCCGTCGGCAAGATCCACTACGAAGGCGCATTCTGCCGCCGCGACATCGCCCATCGCGCGCTCCATCGCGGTTGA
- a CDS encoding SRPBCC family protein, with the protein MWTHEESVEIRATPVRIWALFADVSGWKAWNAGIEHIELHGAFASGTSFTMRPPGADAFVSTLIDVREHEGFTDETVIDGTRVIVGHRIQPMPSGGVRVTYSTRITGPSADAFGPMVTGDFADVLQGLKAMAEQSTP; encoded by the coding sequence GTGTGGACTCATGAAGAGAGCGTCGAGATCCGCGCCACGCCGGTGCGCATCTGGGCGCTGTTCGCGGATGTTTCGGGCTGGAAGGCGTGGAACGCCGGCATCGAGCACATCGAGCTGCACGGCGCCTTCGCCTCGGGCACGAGCTTTACCATGCGGCCGCCGGGCGCGGATGCCTTCGTCAGCACGCTCATCGATGTTCGCGAGCACGAAGGGTTCACCGACGAAACGGTGATCGACGGAACCCGGGTGATCGTCGGTCACCGCATCCAGCCGATGCCCTCGGGCGGTGTGCGTGTCACCTACAGCACGCGCATCACGGGTCCGTCGGCGGACGCGTTCGGGCCCATGGTGACGGGTGATTTCGCCGACGTGCTGCAGGGGCTCAAGGCCATGGCGGAGCAATCCACGCCGTAG
- a CDS encoding DUF3175 domain-containing protein: MATRSRHSRSPRGKHRWSRHVMETSDALDLKSGMFTQHDPKDIARSLKASAEHSKRRKSSPFRSAMSMLNFYINRGGRQLPAQQKKHLEDAKDELRVLFGRPRRRAGRRMKKHA, encoded by the coding sequence ATGGCAACACGCTCTCGCCATTCCCGCTCTCCGCGCGGCAAGCACCGCTGGTCCAGGCACGTCATGGAGACCAGCGACGCGCTCGACCTGAAGTCGGGCATGTTCACCCAGCACGACCCCAAGGACATCGCCCGATCGCTCAAGGCATCGGCCGAGCACAGCAAGCGGCGAAAATCCTCGCCATTCCGCTCGGCCATGTCGATGCTGAACTTCTACATCAACCGCGGCGGACGACAGTTGCCTGCACAGCAGAAGAAGCATCTGGAGGATGCCAAGGACGAGCTGCGCGTGCTGTTTGGACGACCCCGGCGGCGCGCTGGTCGCCGCATGAAGAAGCATGCCTAG
- a CDS encoding dihydrofolate reductase family protein: MSKLRVQSFALSLDGYGAGPQQSVDHPLGVGGPELMQWFFPTRLWRSMNGSEGGETGVDNTMAEESFKNVGAWILGRNMFGPVRGPWPDESWRGWWGEEPPYHVPVYVLTHHPRPSLTMAGGTTFHFVTEGIHAALAQAKDAAGGRDVRLGGGVSMVRQYLQARLVDELHLAVRPVLLGSGENLFKDIDLRALGYECHRSLQGERALHVFLRKQP; the protein is encoded by the coding sequence ATGTCGAAACTTCGCGTACAGAGCTTTGCCCTGTCACTGGACGGCTACGGCGCCGGCCCGCAACAGAGCGTTGACCATCCGCTCGGCGTGGGTGGCCCGGAACTCATGCAATGGTTCTTCCCCACGCGATTGTGGCGCTCGATGAACGGTAGCGAGGGCGGCGAGACCGGCGTCGACAACACCATGGCGGAAGAAAGCTTCAAGAACGTTGGCGCCTGGATTCTCGGACGCAACATGTTCGGCCCGGTACGTGGCCCCTGGCCGGATGAAAGCTGGCGCGGCTGGTGGGGCGAAGAGCCGCCGTACCACGTGCCGGTGTACGTGCTTACCCATCACCCGCGGCCTTCGCTGACGATGGCTGGCGGCACGACGTTCCATTTCGTCACCGAAGGCATCCATGCCGCGCTGGCGCAGGCAAAAGACGCCGCCGGAGGCCGCGACGTCCGGCTCGGCGGCGGCGTCTCGATGGTGCGCCAGTACCTGCAGGCACGACTGGTCGACGAACTTCATTTGGCCGTCCGTCCGGTGCTGCTGGGCTCGGGCGAGAACCTTTTCAAGGACATCGATCTGCGCGCACTCGGCTACGAATGCCATCGCAGCCTGCAGGGCGAACGGGCGCTGCACGTGTTCCTGCGCAAGCAGCCTTGA